Proteins found in one Gemmatimonadota bacterium genomic segment:
- a CDS encoding 4-hydroxy-tetrahydrodipicolinate synthase — MLKGCHTALITPLTANQALDQDGLEKLVAFQISEGIDGLLACGTTAESPTLSSDEQSLITRVVCSQAREQCRAIGGAGSNSTAKTLKAAEYAAQVGADSILLVDPYYNGPSSLEIRKEYVEPVARAFPELDMIPYVIPGRSGTKLLSEDLGILYSEYKNVNTVKEATGDLDNMARTRECCGDAFSIMSGDDDKTFDMMTSDQIDAAGVISVISNVAPGPVTKMVHALQSGDMDEADRLHAALKPLFGMVGVISEEQTPYGVTEVKARNPLPVKTLMNILGMPAGPCRQPLGKMNRAGLDIVLGIAREVQANNPEVFAPVASFFSTDIAQRLNDGSVLEGLAY, encoded by the coding sequence ATGTTGAAAGGATGTCATACGGCCTTAATCACACCCCTGACTGCCAACCAGGCCCTGGATCAGGACGGTCTGGAAAAACTGGTAGCATTTCAGATTTCCGAAGGGATTGATGGCCTTTTGGCCTGCGGCACGACGGCTGAGAGTCCAACCCTGAGCAGTGATGAACAAAGCTTGATCACACGCGTAGTGTGCAGCCAGGCCCGAGAGCAGTGCCGCGCCATTGGGGGGGCAGGTAGCAACTCTACGGCAAAAACCTTAAAAGCAGCCGAATATGCCGCGCAAGTAGGTGCGGACTCCATCCTGCTCGTCGATCCCTATTACAACGGACCGAGTTCTCTGGAAATTCGCAAAGAATACGTCGAACCCGTGGCCCGTGCATTTCCCGAATTGGACATGATCCCCTATGTCATACCCGGTCGATCCGGCACGAAATTGCTATCAGAAGACCTCGGCATCTTGTATTCCGAATACAAAAATGTGAACACCGTGAAAGAGGCCACAGGCGATCTGGACAACATGGCGCGCACCCGCGAATGTTGTGGCGATGCATTTTCCATCATGTCCGGAGACGACGACAAAACATTTGACATGATGACCAGTGACCAGATTGACGCTGCGGGTGTAATCAGTGTAATATCCAATGTGGCACCCGGTCCTGTGACCAAAATGGTACACGCCCTCCAAAGCGGGGATATGGATGAGGCAGACCGCCTGCACGCCGCACTGAAACCCTTATTTGGTATGGTCGGCGTTATATCCGAAGAACAAACGCCTTACGGTGTAACAGAAGTCAAGGCACGCAATCCATTGCCAGTTAAAACATTGATGAATATTTTGGGCATGCCGGCCGGACCGTGTCGCCAGCCATTGGGAAAAATGAACCGCGCTGGACTGGATATCGTACTGGGCATTGCCCGCGAAGTACAGGCCAATAATCCAGAAGTATTTGCGCCCGTAGCATCATTTTTTAGTACAGACATAGCGCAACGCCTGAACGATGGTTCGGTACTGGAAGGACTGGCGTATTGA
- a CDS encoding ABC transporter permease has product MSHIQDTLQTPLQTTALLIWQRLRKNRLSIVGSVLIGGFLLLAFAAPLIAPADPMAQALYNRLSSPTLEHPFGTDDFGRDILSRVIYGARISLRVGVFAVLIALILGTCIGVVAGYWGGWIDQILMRLMDLLLAFPSILLAIGIVAILGPGLENAMLAVGIVAMPQYARLIRASVLTVRETDYVMAARALGASDWRILCVAILPNCLAPLIVQATLGLATAILDAAGLSFLGLGAQPPTPEWGAMLSQGRELIVRAPWVLTFPGGAIFFTVLAFNLVGDGLRDALDPKA; this is encoded by the coding sequence ATGTCTCACATACAAGACACCTTACAAACGCCACTGCAAACCACCGCGCTATTGATCTGGCAGCGATTGCGAAAAAACCGTCTCTCCATTGTGGGAAGCGTATTGATCGGCGGCTTTCTACTCCTGGCTTTCGCAGCGCCATTAATCGCCCCAGCTGATCCCATGGCGCAGGCACTCTACAATCGACTATCGTCCCCAACGCTCGAACATCCATTCGGCACAGATGACTTTGGCCGAGACATATTGAGCCGCGTCATCTATGGCGCTCGGATATCCCTGCGCGTCGGAGTATTCGCCGTACTGATTGCCCTTATACTGGGCACCTGTATTGGGGTCGTCGCGGGCTACTGGGGGGGATGGATAGATCAAATATTGATGCGCCTGATGGATCTGCTACTCGCCTTTCCGAGCATATTGCTCGCAATCGGCATCGTAGCTATTCTGGGACCTGGCCTGGAAAACGCGATGTTGGCCGTCGGCATTGTAGCTATGCCGCAATACGCGCGCCTGATTCGCGCATCCGTCTTGACCGTAAGAGAAACCGATTATGTCATGGCCGCACGCGCTCTGGGAGCGTCGGATTGGCGCATACTATGTGTGGCTATCTTGCCCAATTGTCTCGCCCCATTGATCGTCCAGGCGACATTGGGATTGGCAACTGCAATACTCGACGCTGCTGGACTGAGCTTTCTCGGCCTGGGCGCACAACCCCCCACCCCCGAATGGGGGGCGATGCTGAGCCAGGGACGCGAACTGATTGTGCGCGCACCCTGGGTACTCACCTTTCCCGGTGGCGCGATCTTTTTTACAGTACTGGCATTTAATCTGGTCGGCGATGGTCTGCGAGACGCACTGGATCCAAAGGCTTAA
- a CDS encoding phytanoyl-CoA dioxygenase family protein — translation MATIDAIQYSAPTDEERAFYDENGYIVIKNAIESIGLDRVRRAFERREAETLAERKEELRLGKFRNGYGNGPHAHTIRPDFDTDETILDLANNPRVIPYVENVVGADYQVMEMLYHNHHAGTAAHTNWHRDWPPWTHPQYTLKIKVFYFIDDQTEDMGCFSLVPGTHKNPDYPPKEEYSGGALETMPNMEKMSLNAGDAVLWNVVCWHTGCANTSAMDRRIVIYGYMPFFVKKWIASPPPQSIVDWADTPQKRQLMGIHCVAGRRGWDRTDVPYLPEHEAIAMAKNL, via the coding sequence ATGGCAACAATTGATGCAATACAATATTCGGCACCAACCGATGAGGAGCGCGCTTTTTACGATGAAAATGGGTATATCGTGATTAAAAATGCCATTGAATCCATTGGTCTGGACCGGGTGCGACGGGCTTTTGAACGCCGCGAGGCAGAAACGCTCGCAGAGCGGAAAGAAGAACTCAGGCTCGGCAAGTTCCGAAATGGCTATGGCAACGGGCCACACGCGCATACTATTCGCCCGGATTTTGATACCGATGAGACCATTCTCGATCTGGCCAATAATCCCCGTGTTATTCCCTATGTGGAAAATGTCGTCGGCGCAGATTATCAGGTGATGGAGATGCTCTATCACAATCACCATGCGGGCACTGCCGCCCACACGAACTGGCACCGAGATTGGCCGCCCTGGACGCATCCGCAATATACGCTCAAGATTAAGGTTTTTTATTTTATCGACGATCAGACCGAAGACATGGGATGCTTTTCTCTGGTGCCTGGTACACACAAAAATCCAGATTATCCACCCAAAGAGGAATATTCGGGAGGTGCCCTGGAAACTATGCCCAATATGGAGAAGATGTCTCTCAATGCCGGCGATGCCGTGCTGTGGAACGTGGTCTGCTGGCATACGGGGTGTGCCAATACCAGTGCGATGGATCGGCGCATCGTTATTTATGGCTATATGCCCTTTTTCGTGAAAAAGTGGATCGCGAGTCCACCGCCTCAAAGCATTGTCGATTGGGCAGATACGCCCCAAAAACGACAACTGATGGGGATCCACTGCGTCGCTGGCAGGCGCGGTTGGGATCGTACGGATGTGCCCTATCTGCCCGAACACGAAGCGATTGCGATGGCGAAGAATCTGTGA
- a CDS encoding nucleotide exchange factor GrpE encodes MAQKKEKKAETQLKEEAVEDIDVEVVENEMVEDEEAEVTKDEVDGEIDQAEEPEEKIEATPLFLAREEAEMYKDRWMRLAAEFENYKKRRAREFEILIQSASEDVIRDLLPILDGVGRALAHSENGDTESEGFQEGIKMIMEQFPRVLYNRNLKEIETVGKPFDPTVHEALMQMPSEVHDAGIVSDEIEKGYSLGDKVLRPAKVVVSQGNPAPEAPEEDADTDKL; translated from the coding sequence ATGGCGCAGAAAAAAGAAAAAAAAGCAGAAACACAGTTAAAAGAAGAAGCCGTGGAAGATATAGATGTAGAGGTGGTGGAAAATGAGATGGTGGAGGATGAAGAGGCAGAGGTGACGAAAGATGAGGTTGATGGGGAGATTGATCAAGCGGAGGAGCCAGAGGAGAAGATAGAGGCTACCCCGCTATTTTTGGCCCGCGAAGAGGCCGAAATGTACAAGGATCGATGGATGCGCCTCGCTGCTGAGTTTGAGAATTACAAAAAGCGCAGGGCGCGCGAATTTGAGATCCTTATACAATCTGCCAGCGAAGATGTGATTCGCGATTTGTTGCCCATTTTAGATGGGGTTGGTCGCGCATTGGCACACAGCGAAAATGGGGATACGGAGTCAGAGGGATTTCAAGAAGGCATAAAAATGATTATGGAGCAATTTCCGCGGGTGCTCTACAATCGCAATCTGAAAGAAATTGAGACGGTTGGCAAACCATTTGATCCGACTGTGCATGAGGCATTGATGCAAATGCCTTCAGAAGTCCACGATGCCGGTATTGTTTCGGATGAGATTGAAAAAGGATATAGTCTGGGCGATAAGGTGCTGCGCCCGGCGAAGGTGGTGGTAAGTCAGGGCAACCCCGCACCGGAGGCTCCGGAAGAGGACGCGGATACAGACAAACTATGA
- a CDS encoding pitrilysin family protein produces MSSPFSTHTLDNGLTLVFETIPRIRSAALGFFAQTGSRDEASDLLGISHFLEHMCFKGTPKRDWRQLSLDVDDLGAMWNAYTWWEGTAYFHWVQSDRATDSIEILSDMMRANLPLDEFDMEKKVILEEIAMYHDQPDALIIDDLIQEAFGDHPLGQSVLGTEDTVKSITRDLMAEYHQRRYGPNNLTFVITGAFDRDEIIRAVDTHCGDWQVSDHGRKQSIPIFHASNRVVQRDGVAREHIALALPAPPSSDDHAPTADLLSAYLGAATNSRLYWSVIQQGLADEASAEYINFSDAGLFYVYLSVDPPNASQVLDIVRREMADLKNGIDSDALQRAKTKQATGIICSGENGLSRFSQIVGSLSTDTPLKTLEEERAEIDAVTPERIADYLEHYPLDADPALVALGPMAELN; encoded by the coding sequence ATGTCTTCACCGTTTTCCACGCATACCCTCGATAATGGTCTCACGCTTGTTTTTGAAACGATTCCGCGCATTCGGTCAGCTGCGTTGGGTTTTTTTGCCCAGACGGGATCGCGCGACGAAGCCTCAGACCTTTTGGGGATTTCACATTTTCTCGAACACATGTGTTTTAAGGGGACACCCAAGCGCGACTGGCGGCAACTTTCACTCGATGTCGATGATCTGGGCGCTATGTGGAATGCCTACACATGGTGGGAGGGTACGGCCTATTTTCACTGGGTGCAAAGTGATCGGGCGACGGATTCCATCGAGATTCTCAGCGATATGATGCGCGCCAATTTGCCATTGGACGAGTTTGATATGGAAAAGAAGGTTATTCTCGAAGAGATTGCTATGTATCACGATCAGCCTGATGCGCTCATTATTGACGATCTCATTCAAGAGGCTTTTGGCGATCATCCTTTAGGACAGAGTGTGCTGGGTACAGAGGATACGGTGAAGTCCATTACCCGCGATTTGATGGCGGAATATCACCAGCGGCGTTATGGTCCCAATAATCTCACGTTTGTCATTACAGGCGCGTTTGATCGCGATGAGATTATCCGCGCGGTTGACACTCATTGCGGAGACTGGCAGGTATCTGATCATGGGCGAAAGCAATCTATCCCGATTTTTCACGCTTCAAATCGCGTTGTGCAACGCGATGGTGTGGCGCGCGAACATATCGCGCTCGCGCTTCCCGCACCGCCATCTTCCGACGATCATGCTCCTACTGCGGATCTACTTTCTGCTTATTTGGGCGCAGCGACCAATAGCCGGCTCTACTGGTCTGTTATTCAACAGGGTCTGGCTGATGAAGCGTCGGCAGAGTATATCAATTTTAGCGATGCGGGGCTTTTTTACGTTTATCTGTCCGTGGATCCACCAAATGCGTCTCAGGTTCTCGATATTGTGCGGCGCGAAATGGCGGATTTAAAGAACGGTATTGATAGTGACGCGCTCCAACGCGCCAAGACCAAACAGGCCACGGGTATTATTTGCAGTGGGGAAAACGGCCTTTCGCGCTTTTCCCAAATTGTGGGTAGCCTGAGTACCGATACGCCACTCAAAACGCTTGAGGAAGAACGCGCGGAGATCGATGCTGTTACGCCAGAGCGCATTGCCGATTATCTCGAACACTATCCTCTCGATGCGGATCCCGCACTTGTCGCTCTCGGTCCGATGGCAGAATTGAATTAA
- a CDS encoding pitrilysin family protein translates to MSEPQIYTLDNGIRVVVEPMPGAQSVVVAFRFTFGAQDDPNDRLGITRIAEDVLFKGTPRHDARAIFDAFDGLGIRRSSSTSVEYTSFLAQILPDKFKSALELYAELFRSASFPSDQVEIAKTITLEELKRMEDNPIQQAMYMAYKAGLGSPMGRIPLGEPDTVSAIAPAGVRRHWDAHCRPGHLLIGVAGGLDAETVIETVGDVFGGWPGEAPDSGELHPISVADRSVHREKPSEQAHICLLSCGVPRGHDLYYAGQLAIAILSGGGSSRLFTEVREKRGLAYSVSAFYQAYRGGGLMAVYAGTTADRAQETLDVCQSELARLRRDVTAEELVRAKTVLKGRLFTIGDLPEGRAGGIIEDLFLEGRVRTIDEIAAGIDAVTLDQIPQYIETFPPGPGTLLVLGPRPLDG, encoded by the coding sequence ATGTCCGAACCACAAATTTATACCCTCGACAACGGCATTCGCGTGGTTGTCGAACCTATGCCCGGCGCGCAATCGGTTGTTGTTGCGTTCCGTTTTACTTTTGGCGCGCAAGACGATCCCAACGACAGATTGGGCATTACGCGCATTGCAGAAGATGTTCTTTTTAAGGGTACGCCCAGGCACGACGCACGCGCCATATTTGACGCTTTTGACGGTCTGGGGATAAGGCGCAGTTCTTCGACTTCCGTCGAATACACTTCTTTTCTCGCGCAAATCCTGCCCGATAAATTCAAATCCGCACTCGAACTTTATGCCGAACTTTTTCGCAGTGCGTCTTTTCCCAGTGACCAGGTCGAGATCGCCAAGACCATCACGCTCGAGGAACTCAAACGCATGGAAGACAACCCCATACAACAGGCCATGTATATGGCCTATAAGGCGGGACTCGGTTCACCGATGGGCAGGATTCCCCTTGGAGAACCCGATACAGTGTCGGCTATTGCACCTGCGGGCGTTCGCCGCCATTGGGATGCACATTGCAGGCCAGGCCATTTGCTCATTGGGGTTGCAGGCGGTCTGGATGCGGAAACTGTAATTGAGACTGTTGGCGATGTTTTTGGCGGGTGGCCAGGCGAAGCACCAGACAGCGGAGAGCTTCATCCTATTTCTGTTGCTGATCGCAGTGTACATCGCGAAAAGCCATCAGAGCAAGCCCATATTTGTTTGCTCTCTTGCGGCGTTCCTCGAGGCCATGACCTCTATTACGCGGGGCAACTTGCCATTGCCATCCTTTCCGGCGGAGGATCGAGCCGATTATTTACAGAGGTCCGCGAAAAACGCGGCCTGGCCTATAGTGTGTCGGCTTTTTATCAGGCATACCGTGGCGGGGGGCTGATGGCGGTTTATGCAGGCACAACTGCCGACCGCGCCCAGGAGACCCTGGATGTCTGCCAATCGGAGCTTGCGCGATTGCGCCGCGATGTTACTGCCGAAGAACTCGTCCGGGCCAAGACAGTGCTCAAGGGCCGCCTTTTTACTATTGGCGATTTGCCCGAGGGCCGCGCTGGAGGTATTATTGAAGATTTATTTCTCGAGGGCCGCGTGCGAACGATTGACGAGATCGCCGCCGGTATTGATGCCGTTACTCTCGATCAGATTCCGCAATATATTGAGACTTTTCCTCCAGGACCTGGTACATTACTGGTTTTGGGGCCTCGGCCGCTGGATGGCTAA
- the hrcA gene encoding heat-inducible transcriptional repressor HrcA, translated as MTELTPREKAILDILIGTYVTTGEPVGSRTISKMDLGLSAATIRNSMADLEEKGYLYQPHTSAGRVPSDKGYRYYVDMLMNREELAEAAQRSIRDSVERLREGNADGLLVQVSKVLADVSHNLGIALGPQFTQGIFERLEMLKLSESRLLTVMTIRSGLVKTMVVEIDSEIEEDELEETRRVVNQRLSGLTIGEIMASVKERLVSASSGSPKLLRLLANSADHLFRFPSSADLHMDGTRNFFGQPDFSSERLAGLIGMLEAREYVAHLLSDRTRDAGISITIGDEHESPALKDCSLLTSTYSVGNVSGVIGIIGPTRLPYGRLVPLVQYMANLTEEMLDRR; from the coding sequence ATGACCGAACTGACACCTCGGGAAAAAGCAATTCTCGATATTTTGATTGGCACTTATGTCACCACAGGCGAGCCAGTGGGGTCGCGCACCATTTCCAAGATGGATCTGGGGCTCAGCGCGGCGACCATTCGAAACTCGATGGCCGATCTGGAAGAAAAAGGGTATTTGTACCAGCCTCACACTTCGGCGGGTAGGGTGCCGAGCGATAAGGGCTATCGGTATTATGTCGATATGCTGATGAATCGGGAGGAACTCGCCGAGGCGGCACAGCGGTCTATTCGGGATAGTGTCGAGCGTTTGCGAGAGGGTAATGCGGACGGTTTACTGGTGCAAGTGTCCAAAGTTTTGGCCGATGTATCGCACAATCTGGGCATTGCCCTTGGTCCTCAATTCACACAGGGCATTTTTGAGCGTTTAGAAATGCTCAAGTTGAGCGAATCCAGGTTGCTGACAGTGATGACGATTCGGTCTGGATTGGTCAAGACGATGGTTGTCGAAATCGACTCAGAAATTGAAGAGGACGAGTTGGAAGAAACGCGGCGGGTGGTCAACCAGCGGCTTTCCGGGCTTACGATAGGCGAGATTATGGCGTCTGTCAAAGAGCGGCTTGTGTCCGCATCGTCCGGGTCTCCCAAGTTGTTGCGTTTGCTTGCCAATAGTGCTGATCATTTATTCCGATTTCCGAGTAGTGCAGATCTGCATATGGATGGCACGCGCAACTTTTTTGGTCAACCGGATTTTTCCAGCGAACGCCTTGCTGGTCTGATTGGCATGCTGGAAGCCCGTGAATATGTGGCGCATTTGTTGAGTGACCGCACGCGCGATGCGGGTATTTCCATTACGATTGGCGATGAACACGAATCCCCCGCGCTCAAAGATTGCAGTTTGCTGACTTCTACGTATTCGGTGGGCAATGTGTCGGGGGTTATCGGGATTATTGGGCCAACGCGATTGCCTTATGGGAGGCTCGTTCCCCTGGTGCAATATATGGCAAATCTGACAGAAGAGATGCTGGATCGCAGATAA
- the dnaJ gene encoding molecular chaperone DnaJ: protein MAKRDYYEILGVDRGASEDEIKKAYRKHALKYHPDRNKDNPQAEELFKEGAEAYEVLMDAQKRQAYDRFGHEGVSSTFRGGGFQWSDFSHAGDFQDIFSNLDEIFGGGIFGDLFGRRSPRRSNRGEDLRISISLTLEEIAEGAQKTIRLSRLENCDTCGGSGAKPGSSPVTCDMCGGVGQIRQATRSLFGQFVNVTTCPQCNGNGNVVRERCGGCQGQGRVKKQKDISVNIPAGISEGNYIPLRGQGNAGPNSGPAGDCMVFVEEEEHEHFERHGNDIVYDLPISFSQAALGADIEVPTLTGRVSMKIPAGTQSGRIFRLRGKGIPELEGYRTGDQLVRVMVWTPEKLSREEEELFARLAKLENIQPPEGGKGFFERFREALGG, encoded by the coding sequence ATGGCCAAAAGAGATTATTACGAGATATTGGGTGTGGATCGCGGGGCTTCGGAAGATGAGATTAAGAAAGCTTATCGCAAGCACGCGCTGAAATATCATCCGGATCGCAATAAAGACAATCCACAGGCTGAGGAATTGTTTAAAGAAGGTGCCGAGGCTTATGAAGTGCTGATGGATGCACAAAAGCGGCAGGCGTATGACCGGTTTGGACACGAGGGCGTCAGCAGTACCTTCCGGGGCGGTGGCTTTCAGTGGTCGGATTTTTCGCACGCCGGTGATTTTCAAGATATTTTTTCCAATCTGGATGAGATATTCGGCGGTGGTATCTTTGGCGATTTGTTTGGCCGGCGTAGCCCACGTCGGTCCAATCGCGGCGAAGATTTGAGGATTTCGATCAGTCTGACTTTGGAGGAGATTGCCGAGGGTGCTCAAAAAACTATTCGGCTGTCGCGGTTGGAGAATTGCGATACGTGTGGAGGCTCAGGGGCAAAGCCGGGAAGTTCCCCCGTAACATGCGATATGTGTGGTGGTGTGGGACAGATACGGCAGGCTACGCGCTCTCTGTTTGGACAGTTTGTCAATGTCACAACTTGTCCGCAGTGCAATGGCAATGGCAACGTGGTGCGCGAGCGATGTGGTGGTTGTCAGGGTCAGGGGCGAGTGAAGAAGCAGAAAGATATTTCGGTCAATATCCCCGCTGGCATTTCCGAGGGCAATTATATTCCCCTGCGAGGGCAGGGCAATGCCGGGCCAAATAGCGGACCAGCGGGCGATTGTATGGTTTTTGTTGAAGAAGAAGAACACGAACATTTTGAAAGACACGGCAACGATATTGTGTATGACTTGCCCATCAGTTTTAGTCAGGCAGCCCTGGGGGCAGATATAGAAGTGCCAACGCTGACTGGTCGCGTGAGTATGAAAATCCCTGCGGGAACACAATCGGGGCGGATTTTTAGATTGCGCGGCAAGGGTATTCCCGAATTGGAGGGATATCGCACGGGAGATCAACTCGTGCGCGTGATGGTCTGGACGCCGGAAAAATTGAGCAGGGAAGAAGAAGAATTATTTGCCAGGCTTGCCAAACTGGAAAATATACAGCCGCCAGAAGGTGGAAAAGGTTTTTTTGAGCGCTTTAGAGAAGCATTAGGAGGATAG
- the dapB gene encoding 4-hydroxy-tetrahydrodipicolinate reductase, with the protein MIKVGICGIAGRMGQRISHLTLEAEGLDLGGGVEFPGHPVIGKDIGEVIGVPPKGISVVDTVEAMADNVDVITAFTAPPDPTVVAAEIAGRAGVPMVIGTTGLSSDQLETMTQALKNVACVFAPNFSVGVTVLVQLVEEAARILGGDYDAEIVEAHHRFKTDAPSGTAYALAEAAARGLDRNLQEVGIYGRYGDTGARTREEIGVHAIRAGDIVGEHTVMFGGIGETLELAHRAQSRDTFASGVIRAIPFAVEADPGMYDMRDVLGLR; encoded by the coding sequence ATGATTAAGGTGGGTATTTGTGGTATTGCCGGGCGGATGGGGCAGCGAATTTCTCATCTGACCCTTGAAGCCGAAGGACTGGATTTGGGCGGTGGCGTCGAGTTTCCAGGTCATCCCGTAATAGGCAAAGACATTGGCGAAGTCATAGGCGTTCCTCCCAAAGGTATATCAGTAGTAGATACGGTCGAAGCGATGGCGGACAATGTCGATGTGATCACGGCATTCACCGCACCCCCCGACCCGACAGTTGTCGCAGCAGAAATAGCTGGACGCGCCGGCGTACCGATGGTCATTGGCACAACGGGATTGTCGTCCGATCAGTTAGAGACCATGACACAGGCCCTGAAAAATGTCGCCTGTGTATTCGCACCCAATTTCAGCGTAGGTGTAACAGTATTAGTGCAACTCGTCGAAGAAGCTGCGCGCATTCTGGGCGGCGATTACGATGCGGAAATCGTCGAAGCGCACCATCGATTTAAAACCGACGCGCCATCGGGAACGGCTTACGCACTGGCCGAAGCCGCAGCAAGGGGATTGGATCGCAACCTGCAAGAAGTGGGCATATACGGGCGATACGGCGATACGGGCGCGAGGACACGCGAAGAAATCGGCGTACACGCCATTCGAGCTGGCGATATCGTCGGCGAACACACGGTCATGTTTGGTGGCATTGGAGAAACCCTCGAACTCGCCCATCGCGCACAAAGCCGCGATACCTTCGCCTCTGGCGTGATTCGGGCCATCCCCTTTGCTGTTGAAGCCGATCCGGGGATGTACGACATGCGCGATGTATTGGGGTTGAGGTAG
- a CDS encoding Ldh family oxidoreductase, whose amino-acid sequence MNVKVENLRALCQSILTDRGLDAADAHIVTDILVEAELRGRPTHGMIRLSGIAERVSQGTQLPMAIEKDAPAYSLINGRDNLGYLVAHRCACAAIDKAKQSGVGVVGARDTSHSGMLGYYASMIADAGLIGLVMCNTGPRIVPWGGQQPVLGTNPIAAGFPTAEGQVLVDFSCASITNGEILMALKDGKEIPAGRALGPDGKPTTDPEQARTGGALPFGEHKGYALSVMIQIFSGILLNAAPVPEMGKNYGIFILAIDLSIFLGMDIFQSGVSEVIHAIKNSMPADGVTEILIPGERAFRERAMRIQSGVDIDDDLMEELQQLA is encoded by the coding sequence ATGAACGTCAAAGTTGAAAATTTGCGTGCGTTATGCCAGTCTATCCTGACCGACCGCGGGCTCGACGCGGCTGACGCGCATATTGTGACAGATATTTTGGTCGAAGCCGAATTGCGCGGACGCCCAACACATGGGATGATTCGCCTATCCGGCATTGCCGAGCGCGTATCTCAAGGTACCCAATTGCCCATGGCCATAGAAAAAGACGCACCGGCTTATTCCCTCATCAATGGACGGGATAATCTGGGCTATCTGGTAGCACATCGATGTGCGTGTGCCGCGATTGACAAAGCCAAACAAAGTGGGGTGGGCGTTGTGGGCGCGCGCGACACGAGCCATAGTGGAATGCTGGGCTATTACGCCTCTATGATAGCCGATGCGGGCCTGATAGGACTGGTTATGTGCAACACTGGCCCACGCATTGTCCCCTGGGGCGGGCAGCAACCCGTGCTTGGAACAAATCCCATTGCTGCGGGATTTCCCACAGCAGAAGGCCAGGTACTTGTCGATTTTTCGTGTGCGTCAATCACCAATGGCGAAATTTTGATGGCACTCAAAGACGGCAAAGAGATCCCAGCAGGGCGCGCACTGGGACCAGATGGGAAACCGACAACCGATCCCGAGCAAGCGCGCACAGGCGGCGCATTGCCCTTTGGCGAACACAAAGGATACGCTTTGAGTGTAATGATTCAAATCTTTTCCGGCATCTTGCTCAATGCTGCACCCGTACCTGAAATGGGCAAAAATTACGGGATTTTCATACTGGCTATTGATCTCTCAATTTTTTTGGGAATGGACATCTTTCAATCGGGCGTTAGCGAAGTCATCCACGCCATTAAAAATTCAATGCCCGCAGATGGCGTAACCGAAATTTTAATCCCGGGCGAACGCGCCTTTAGAGAACGCGCGATGCGGATACAGTCGGGTGTGGATATCGACGATGACTTAATGGAAGAACTCCAGCAATTGGCGTAG